A window of Thiocapsa bogorovii genomic DNA:
TCTCTCTGGCGGCGAGCTGCAACGTGTCGCGATCGCACGCGCGCTGGTACATGCGCCGGCGGTCGTGCTGTGCGACGAGCCGACCGGGAATCTCGACCCGGAACGCGCACAAGGCGTGCTCGAGCTTCTCTTCGAGGGCATTCACACCGCCGGGGCAATCGGGATCCTGGTCACGCACTCGCGCGTGGCGGCCGCCCATGCAGACCGGATCCTGCGGTTGACCGCGAACGGCCTGGTCGAGGATGCGGGATAAGACGATGGGGCTCCTCGGATCCGGCACGGGTGCAGCACTGCGGCATGTCTTCCTCGCCAGTCTTCGGCGACGACGCCTCGCCACCGCGCTATCACTGCTCGCGATCGCGCTCGGCGTGGCGCTCGGGCTGGCGGTCCAGCTCATCCATACCGCCGCGCTAGACGAGCTCGGTCGCGGGATGCGCCTGCTGAGCGGCGAGTCCGACCTTCAGGTGGTCGGCCCGCGCAGCGGCTTCGGCGACGCGGTCTATGCGCGGATCGCCCTTCATCCGGCGGTGGCGGCGGCGAGTCCGCTCCTGGAGATTCAAGCCCGGCTGCCTGGTCGTGACGAAACGCTGCGGGTGTTCGGGATCGATCTCTTTCGCGTTGCCCGGGTCACCCCGTCGCTGCTGCCCGCAGTCGACACGACAGGGGCTGACGACGACGCTAACCCCGATGGCTCTGACCCCGATCGACCCGATCGACTGGCTGCGCTTCAGCCCGATGCCCTCTTCCTGAGCCCTGCCGCGGGCGCGCGGCTCGGGCTCGATGCGGGTGATGCGGTTGCGGTCCAGATCGGGCTCGGCGAGGCGCGTCTGCGGGTCGCCGGTTCCGTGCCGGGCGCAGGGGTCGGGCAGATGCTGGCCGTGATGGACATCGCGGCCGCCCAGCAGACCTTCGATCGGATCGGCCGCCTTACCAGGATCGATCTGCGTCTCGCCCCGAGGATCGAGCGCGGTCCGGCACAGGAGCAGCTGCGCAACCTTCTGCCGCCGGGCGTCACGCTCCTGACACCGGAGGAGACGGCGTCCGAGATCACAGGCGTGTCGCGCGCCTACCGGGTCAATCTGACCATGCTGGCGGCCATCGCGCTCCTGACCGGCGGCTTCCTGGTCTTCTCGACGCAGTGGCTTGCGGTCGTGCGCCGACGCCGTGAATTCGCCTTCCTGCGCGCACTCGGGCTCGACCGCGGCAGCCTCAGGCGCGGATTGCTCACGGAGGGCGCCCTACTCGGACTGGTCGGCGGCATCGCCGGCGTGCTCCTGGCCTATGTGCTGACCGCGGCCGCCTTCCGTCTGATCGGCGGCGATCTTGGCGCGGGTTTCTTTCGAGGCGTCGCCCCGCAGCTACGCGTCGAGCCGGTTCTGACGCTGGCCTATCTCGCGCTCGGCGTGCTCGCGGGCGTGGCCGGCGCATGGCTGCCGGCACGCGAGGCTGCGCGCATGGTGCCCGCTCGCGCTCTGCGGGCCGGCGACGAGGCCCAGATGTACCAGGCGCGCCCGCGCTGGGGTGCAGCCCTAATCGCGCTGACCCTCGCCGCCCTGCTCTGTTTGCTGCCGCCGGTCGGCGGCGTTCCTGTGCCCGCTTATCTGGCCGTCGCTCTCATCCTGGTCGGCGCCGTTCTCGCCATCCCCGGAGCGACAGTCGGCGCGATGCGTCTCTTGCCCGTGCGGGGCGCGCTCGTGATCCGACTGGCGCGGGCGCGTCTCGCCGCTGCCCCTGGGCAGGCGGTCGTGGCCGGCGTCGGCGTTGTCGCCAGCGTCGCGCTGGCGGTTTCCATGGCCATCATGGTCGATTCGTTCCGGGATTCGCTCGACGACTGGCTCACCCGGATGCTCCCCGCCGATCTCTATCTGCGCGCATCCGACTCGGGCGCGAGCGGCTTTCTGGATCCGGATGCCGTGGCACGGGTAGCTGCGCTGCCGGGCGTGGTGGCGGTCAGGCCGGTGCGCTTCGAGAGCCTGCGCATCGGCGAGGTGCGCGAGGCGATCGCGCTCATCGCCCGGCCGGTGCAGGACACCTCGGGCCTTCCGCTCGTCGCCGGCACGCTCGATCCGCCCACCGAGCCGGGAACGCATCCGCCGACCTGGATCTCGGAGGCCCTGGCCGATCGGCTGGACCTCGGGGTCGGGGATCCGCTCGCCCTGCCGATCGGTGAGCAGCTGCAGACCTTTCGCATCGCCGGCATCTGGCGCGACTATGCGCGCCAACAGGGTGCGGCGGTGATCGAGCTGGGGACCTTCCGCGCGCTGACGGGCGATCGGCGCACCAACGATCTGGGCCTCAGCTTGGCGTCGGGGACAGATCCCAGGGAGGTGATGACCGCCATCCGCGTGGCCCTCGGCGACCGGGTGAGCGAGATGATCCTGCCCGGAGAACTGCGCGGCATGATCCTTCAGGTCTTCGATCGCACCTTCCTGGTGACCTATCTGATGCTGGCGGTTGCCGTCATGATCGGTCTGTTCGGCATCGGGACCACGTTCGCTGCGCTCGCCGCCAGTCGCCGCAAGGAGTTCGGGATCCTGCGCCATCTGGGTCTGCCGCGACGCCGTATCGGGACCCTGCTGGCACTCGAGGCGGCGCTGACCGCTGCGGTCGGCGTCGGTGTCGGACTGGCTGCAGGCGGGGCGATCGCCCTGGTGCTGATCGAGGTCATCAACCCCCAGAGCTTCCACTGGAGCATGGACATGCGGATTCCCGTCGGCCTCTTGATGATCTTCGGCCTGGCGATGGTTCTCCTCGCCGCGCTCGCCGCCCGACTCGCCGGTCAACAGGCGATGCGTCAGGATGCGGTCCTCGCCGTGCGGGAGGACTGGTGAGCGCGGGCCTTCGCATCGCGATCGGTACAGCTTGCCCGGGACGCCTCGCGCGCGATATGCGCCGCCTCGCCACGGGCGCGCTGCTGGGACTGCTCGCCGCCGTCGTCGGCTCGGGTCCGTCGGTGCGGGCCAGCGACTTCGCCCCGGTGGTCGAAGGGCGCGCACTGTATTTTCCCGAGGACAGCGGCGCCCATCCCGAGTACCGGACCGAATGGTGGTACATCACCGGCTGGCTGACCGACGAGACCGGCACCGAGCGGGGCTTTCAGGTCACCTTCTTTCGGGTCGGCACGGGCATCGGCGCGGACAATCCAAGCCGCTTCGCGCCGCGTCAGCTCATGCTGGCCCACGCCGCCATCGCGGATCCGGCCACCGGACATCTGATCCATGCCGAGCGTGTCGAGCGCGCACTCGATCCCTTGGCCGGGGCAGCCACCGGGCGAACCCGCGCCTGGATCGAGGACTGGGAGCTCGCCCTGAGTGACGGCGACGCGGCCGAGCGGTATCGGACCCGCATGGAGGCGGACAACTTCGCGCTCGACCTTGCGCTGATCCCGGCCGGCCCGCCCCTGCCGAACGGCCGGGACGGACTCAGCCAAAAGACGCCGAACCCGGAGAACGCCAGCTATTACTACAGCCGACCCCAGCTCGCCGTCGAGGGCCGAATTCGGATCGACGGCACGGATCATCCGGTAACGGGACATGCCTGGCTCGACCACGAATGGTCCAGCGAGATCATGCCGGAGGAGGCCCAAGGCTGGGATTGGATCGGCATCAACCTGCACGACGGCGGCTCGCTGATGGCCTTCCGGATGCGCCGGCGCGACGGCTCGGCCCTCTGGACCTCCGGGACGCTCCGACAGGGAAGCGAACACGCGCAAACCCTCGCCCCGGAGGAGGTGCACTTCGAACCCGGACGCCTTTGGCAATCGCCCCGCACGGGGACCCGATACCCGGTCGAATGGTCCCTGGAGATCGACGGCAGGCCCCTCCGCCTCGAGCCGTTGATGGACGATCAGGAGCTCGACGGCCGCCGCTCGACTGGCATCGTCTACTGGGAGGGTGCCGTCCGCCTTTACGACGCGGATCGGGAGATCGGACGCGGCTATCTGGAGATGACGGGATACGGGCAACGGCCGGACAACCTTTGATCCCGAACGGCGCGGCATTCGCGCCGCGACCGGCCACAAACGCCGGACTGCGTCGGGGCTTCTTGAGTCCGAGAAGCGACCGGTAGCGGCAGGGAGTGTGCCCGACAGAGTCGGGATCGCCATGCGTGACTTGGCCGGAAGGGTTATTCGACCGCTGTTCTCAGCGTCCCGATCAAAGCCTCGAGATGACCGATCAATTCGTCGCGAGCCTTGAAGAGATTGGGCACTCGCGACCGCGCCGAATCGATCTCGCCGTGTTCGGCCGTCGCCATGATGGAGATCGCCAGATCATGCACGGCGGCGTGACACGGGCCTACCGCATGAAACGCTTCGAGCGCCCCGTAGTGGGCAGCTCCGGTTCCTTCGTACCAGCGTTCGAAACGGCAAGCGTCTCTCTCGATTGCGGACAGTCTCGAGAGGTCTGCATCGTTGAGCGCATCGACGAATTCATCGACCCATCGGCGGTGGTTCTG
This region includes:
- a CDS encoding lipocalin-like domain-containing protein, coding for MSAGLRIAIGTACPGRLARDMRRLATGALLGLLAAVVGSGPSVRASDFAPVVEGRALYFPEDSGAHPEYRTEWWYITGWLTDETGTERGFQVTFFRVGTGIGADNPSRFAPRQLMLAHAAIADPATGHLIHAERVERALDPLAGAATGRTRAWIEDWELALSDGDAAERYRTRMEADNFALDLALIPAGPPLPNGRDGLSQKTPNPENASYYYSRPQLAVEGRIRIDGTDHPVTGHAWLDHEWSSEIMPEEAQGWDWIGINLHDGGSLMAFRMRRRDGSALWTSGTLRQGSEHAQTLAPEEVHFEPGRLWQSPRTGTRYPVEWSLEIDGRPLRLEPLMDDQELDGRRSTGIVYWEGAVRLYDADREIGRGYLEMTGYGQRPDNL
- a CDS encoding ABC transporter permease, translated to MGLLGSGTGAALRHVFLASLRRRRLATALSLLAIALGVALGLAVQLIHTAALDELGRGMRLLSGESDLQVVGPRSGFGDAVYARIALHPAVAAASPLLEIQARLPGRDETLRVFGIDLFRVARVTPSLLPAVDTTGADDDANPDGSDPDRPDRLAALQPDALFLSPAAGARLGLDAGDAVAVQIGLGEARLRVAGSVPGAGVGQMLAVMDIAAAQQTFDRIGRLTRIDLRLAPRIERGPAQEQLRNLLPPGVTLLTPEETASEITGVSRAYRVNLTMLAAIALLTGGFLVFSTQWLAVVRRRREFAFLRALGLDRGSLRRGLLTEGALLGLVGGIAGVLLAYVLTAAAFRLIGGDLGAGFFRGVAPQLRVEPVLTLAYLALGVLAGVAGAWLPAREAARMVPARALRAGDEAQMYQARPRWGAALIALTLAALLCLLPPVGGVPVPAYLAVALILVGAVLAIPGATVGAMRLLPVRGALVIRLARARLAAAPGQAVVAGVGVVASVALAVSMAIMVDSFRDSLDDWLTRMLPADLYLRASDSGASGFLDPDAVARVAALPGVVAVRPVRFESLRIGEVREAIALIARPVQDTSGLPLVAGTLDPPTEPGTHPPTWISEALADRLDLGVGDPLALPIGEQLQTFRIAGIWRDYARQQGAAVIELGTFRALTGDRRTNDLGLSLASGTDPREVMTAIRVALGDRVSEMILPGELRGMILQVFDRTFLVTYLMLAVAVMIGLFGIGTTFAALAASRRKEFGILRHLGLPRRRIGTLLALEAALTAAVGVGVGLAAGGAIALVLIEVINPQSFHWSMDMRIPVGLLMIFGLAMVLLAALAARLAGQQAMRQDAVLAVREDW